From Halapricum desulfuricans, a single genomic window includes:
- a CDS encoding DUF309 domain-containing protein: protein MDAHLRAGIAIYNAGYYHAAHDAWEEYWMGLSEGPDKDFLQGLIQFTAAVYHTTNDNWLGARKLADTSQEYLDGLGDRYCGVDLSTVRYHLRALERDPERVGSAPPPQVEHDGRPVGLDDLDFEATGVAATVLAEDLEYDEGVFERGVEYARRDLEDGNQTSPFVSLVLDFVRESQGTGEGDSDVDHRDIIAQRLGEHVDRRRSREADVDGLF, encoded by the coding sequence ATGGACGCACACCTCCGGGCGGGCATCGCGATCTACAACGCGGGCTACTATCACGCCGCCCACGACGCCTGGGAAGAGTACTGGATGGGGCTGTCAGAAGGCCCGGACAAGGACTTCCTGCAGGGGCTGATCCAGTTCACTGCGGCGGTCTATCACACGACCAACGACAACTGGCTCGGCGCGCGCAAACTCGCCGATACGTCCCAGGAGTATCTCGACGGCCTGGGCGATCGATATTGCGGCGTGGATCTCTCCACTGTCAGGTATCACCTCCGGGCGCTCGAACGCGACCCCGAACGCGTCGGCTCCGCACCGCCGCCGCAGGTCGAACACGACGGCCGCCCGGTCGGCCTCGACGACCTCGACTTCGAGGCGACCGGCGTCGCCGCGACGGTACTGGCCGAAGACCTCGAGTACGACGAGGGGGTCTTCGAACGCGGCGTCGAGTACGCCCGTCGCGATCTCGAGGACGGCAATCAGACGAGTCCGTTCGTGTCGCTCGTGTTGGATTTCGTCCGGGAGTCACAGGGCACCGGTGAGGGAGACTCGGATGTCGACCACCGGGACATCATCGCTCAGCGGCTCGGCGAACACGTCGATCGCCGCCGGAGTCGCGAGGCCGACGTCGATGGGCTGTTCTAG
- a CDS encoding MBL fold metallo-hydrolase produces the protein MTVTYDGLTIEWLGYATVRLEAADGTVVYLDPGRYGVLTGEWEPDTPGVAHPPSRDYRPEDGDVVCVTHAHHYDPDGIDRVASEDATVVAFEGMDLQGSRRDLPRLANLDYELRAVDDESDLVVAGVAIWTLPAYNEPNGPHTRPDGSPYHPEGRGCGYLLAIDGTRVCWPGDTDVLDGHAALAVDVFLPPIGGAFTMDRTEAAALANELKPELVVPIHYNTFEALETDAEAFAAAVDDEIAVTLDS, from the coding sequence ATGACAGTCACGTACGACGGACTCACGATCGAGTGGCTCGGATACGCGACGGTGCGGCTCGAAGCGGCCGACGGCACGGTCGTCTACCTCGATCCGGGCCGCTACGGCGTGCTCACCGGCGAGTGGGAGCCGGACACGCCCGGCGTGGCCCACCCGCCGAGTCGGGACTACCGGCCGGAAGACGGCGACGTCGTCTGTGTCACGCACGCCCACCACTACGATCCGGACGGGATCGATCGGGTCGCAAGCGAGGACGCGACGGTCGTCGCCTTCGAGGGAATGGATCTCCAGGGGTCGCGACGCGATCTTCCGCGACTGGCCAATCTCGACTACGAGCTGCGGGCCGTCGACGACGAATCCGACCTCGTCGTCGCGGGCGTCGCGATCTGGACGCTGCCGGCGTACAACGAACCGAACGGACCACACACCCGCCCCGACGGCTCGCCGTACCACCCGGAGGGGCGTGGCTGTGGCTACCTGCTCGCGATCGACGGAACGCGGGTCTGCTGGCCCGGCGACACGGACGTGCTCGACGGCCACGCCGCGCTTGCTGTGGACGTCTTCCTGCCGCCGATCGGCGGGGCGTTCACGATGGATCGGACGGAAGCTGCGGCGCTCGCGAACGAACTGAAGCCGGAGCTTGTCGTCCCGATCCACTACAATACCTTCGAAGCGCTGGAGACCGACGCCGAGGCGTTCGCCGCGGCGGTGGACGACGAAATAGCGGTGACGCTGGACAGCTAG
- the ligA gene encoding ATP-dependent DNA ligase LigA: protein MDFAAFADRAHEIEAASADTEITERVSNLLAVAGSDLPSIVRFLQGRVFPAHDSRTLDIGPALCYEAIARAAGHNVTAADVEARLADRGEIGTVAASYDLGGQQGLGAFTGGDDDGLTVAEVDGDLRELAAAEGAGSQDTKTDLLFGLFNRSNATEARYLARLVLGEMRIGVGGGTVRDAIAGAFDAPIEAVERALQVTNDYGLVAAVAREDGEDGLEELHLEIGRPVQAMLAQTGTVTGALEDWGQAAVEVKYDGARVQVHYDGDRARLFSRNMEEVTDALPEVVAFVECELDAPAILDGEVVAIDEDGEMLPFQDVLRRFRRKHDVAKARENVEVRLRAFDCLHADGEDLLDAALEARRERLERLLSTGVSEWWLAEDGEAIAEIEAETLEAGHEGIMLKDPESAYTPGRRGKHWRKRKPDVETLDLVVTGAEWGEGRRAELLGTFEVSARTPDGYAPVGNVATGITDEQLQSLTERLESHVRSEDGVAVDLDPAVVFEVGYEELQTSSTYESGYALRFPRFLGVREDKTPEDGDTLERVERLAAEQ from the coding sequence ATGGACTTCGCCGCGTTCGCCGATCGGGCACACGAGATCGAGGCCGCGAGCGCCGACACCGAAATAACCGAGCGGGTCAGCAACCTGCTCGCAGTGGCCGGGTCGGACCTCCCGAGTATCGTCCGTTTTCTACAGGGACGGGTGTTCCCCGCGCACGACTCCCGGACGCTGGACATCGGACCCGCGCTATGTTACGAGGCGATCGCCCGTGCGGCCGGGCACAACGTCACCGCGGCGGACGTGGAAGCCCGGCTCGCCGACCGCGGTGAGATCGGCACCGTCGCCGCCAGTTACGACCTCGGCGGACAGCAGGGGCTGGGCGCGTTCACCGGCGGTGACGACGACGGGCTGACCGTCGCCGAAGTGGACGGCGACCTCCGTGAGCTGGCCGCGGCCGAAGGTGCCGGCAGCCAGGACACGAAGACGGACCTGCTCTTCGGGCTGTTCAACCGTTCGAACGCGACGGAAGCGCGGTATCTCGCCCGGCTCGTCCTCGGGGAGATGCGGATCGGCGTCGGGGGCGGGACGGTCAGAGACGCCATCGCCGGAGCGTTCGACGCACCGATCGAGGCGGTCGAGCGCGCGCTGCAGGTCACCAACGATTATGGGCTCGTCGCGGCGGTCGCACGCGAGGACGGCGAAGACGGCCTCGAAGAGTTACACCTCGAGATCGGGCGACCGGTCCAGGCGATGCTCGCCCAGACCGGGACGGTCACCGGCGCACTCGAAGACTGGGGGCAAGCCGCGGTCGAAGTCAAGTACGACGGCGCGCGGGTACAGGTCCATTACGACGGCGATCGGGCGCGGCTGTTCTCGCGGAACATGGAGGAGGTGACCGACGCCCTGCCGGAGGTCGTCGCCTTCGTCGAGTGCGAACTGGACGCGCCGGCGATCCTCGACGGGGAAGTCGTCGCGATCGACGAGGACGGCGAGATGCTTCCATTCCAGGACGTATTGCGGCGCTTTCGCCGGAAACACGACGTCGCGAAGGCCCGCGAGAACGTGGAAGTACGCCTGCGGGCGTTCGACTGTCTGCACGCGGACGGGGAAGACCTGCTGGACGCCGCGCTCGAAGCGCGTCGCGAGCGCCTCGAACGGCTGCTTTCGACGGGCGTCTCGGAGTGGTGGCTCGCCGAGGACGGCGAGGCGATCGCCGAGATCGAGGCCGAGACGCTGGAGGCGGGCCACGAGGGGATCATGCTCAAGGATCCCGAGTCGGCGTACACACCGGGTCGGCGCGGTAAACACTGGCGCAAGCGCAAGCCCGACGTAGAGACGCTGGATCTGGTCGTCACAGGTGCGGAGTGGGGCGAGGGGCGGCGCGCCGAACTGCTCGGGACGTTCGAGGTCTCGGCGCGCACGCCGGACGGCTACGCGCCGGTCGGCAACGTCGCGACCGGCATCACCGACGAGCAACTCCAGTCGCTGACCGAGCGCCTCGAGTCGCACGTCCGCAGCGAGGACGGCGTCGCGGTCGATCTCGACCCGGCGGTCGTCTTCGAGGTCGGCTACGAGGAGTTGCAGACATCCAGCACCTACGAATCAGGCTACGCACTGCGGTTCCCCCGGTTTCTGGGCGTCCGCGAGGACAAGACACCCGAGGACGGAGACACCCTCGAACGAGTCGAACGGCTGGCCGCCGAGCAGTAG
- a CDS encoding type II secretion system F family protein, whose protein sequence is MEPIQFLPLGIAAVLVGLLSLVTVSSWASGFVSRISRLAFDRFVVDSTARKRSLEAAHVDQTYRIYTTRTYLYTVVAGIAGGTLGVYLVAGTLAVLPAVAATLAQLPSVMGEAFGDPNLEIVLSPTARSLLYVGGGVAVGSLAATLAYVFRWQIPQSNAEVRRRGINEALPRTVAFMYALSRGGTTFPTVMRTLGENQGIYGDAAAEVNVGVRQMDLFNTDVISAIRRIAYRTPSEKWKTFSENLASVLQSGRSLPRFLQSEYERYQEEAEERQEEILELLATIAEAYVTVLVAGMLFLVTILLVFGLTTTDTLLFIKMIGYLIIPLANAGFMVFLMQKLEQLGIARESGVSQLAADDESTSTPDTASRSRSKTVPETPTASADGGVSPTVRSNLAQLRLYDRASRLKGVFGSPLQTIMWHPTRLLYLTIPIALVWIGLRVPAALAGDGISVRVLDDILIQAGLFVLGTFAVVRELYKRRIDRIEAATPDLLERLASLNEAGMSVVESLDRVRDSDLDALGDEVDRIWSDVEMGANVQAALVRFGRRVRTTSIARVVTLLTNAMHASGKLGPVLRIAADQSRSDLRMRRQRRQQMFTYLVVIYISFFVFLVIIIAVQEVLIPALPESIQTPEGPNRLGVNAEQFARLGEVDKAAYALVFFHTALVQALFSGFIAGQLGEGTLKDGAKHAAGMLAIAYVALLLLSSPVASINFGTQPVTDGEQMTVESVSMSDGGFVVVHIDDRDGDVIGRTEYLPPGTHRNVVVTLDNPPDRSELDIVAVPHLDTNDNRQFDYAGNETDRPYPAGSYQVAVEATVTHNRTDTSGTTEALIPVGATG, encoded by the coding sequence ATGGAGCCGATCCAGTTTCTCCCGCTCGGGATCGCCGCGGTCCTCGTGGGGCTTCTCTCGCTCGTGACCGTCAGTTCGTGGGCGAGCGGCTTCGTCTCCCGGATATCGCGGCTCGCGTTCGACCGGTTCGTCGTCGACTCGACGGCGCGCAAGCGGTCGCTGGAGGCCGCACACGTCGATCAGACATACCGCATCTACACGACGCGGACGTACCTGTACACCGTCGTCGCCGGGATAGCGGGCGGAACGCTGGGCGTCTATCTCGTCGCCGGCACACTCGCGGTGCTGCCGGCGGTGGCGGCCACGCTGGCACAGTTGCCCTCCGTGATGGGCGAGGCGTTCGGCGACCCGAACCTGGAGATCGTGCTCTCGCCGACCGCACGGAGCCTGCTGTACGTCGGCGGCGGGGTCGCCGTCGGCTCGCTCGCGGCGACGCTCGCGTACGTCTTCCGCTGGCAGATCCCACAGAGCAACGCCGAGGTCCGCCGACGCGGGATCAACGAGGCGCTGCCGCGGACAGTCGCGTTCATGTACGCCCTCTCCCGCGGCGGGACGACGTTTCCGACGGTGATGCGCACGCTCGGAGAGAACCAGGGGATCTACGGGGACGCGGCCGCGGAGGTCAACGTCGGCGTCCGGCAGATGGACCTGTTCAACACGGACGTGATCTCGGCGATCCGGCGGATCGCCTACCGGACGCCCAGCGAGAAGTGGAAGACCTTCTCCGAGAACCTCGCGAGCGTCCTCCAGAGCGGCCGGAGCCTGCCTCGCTTCCTGCAGTCAGAGTACGAACGCTACCAGGAAGAGGCAGAAGAGCGCCAAGAGGAGATCCTGGAGTTGCTGGCGACGATCGCCGAGGCGTACGTGACGGTGCTGGTCGCGGGGATGCTCTTTCTGGTGACGATCCTGCTCGTGTTCGGGCTCACGACGACGGACACGCTACTGTTCATCAAGATGATCGGATACCTGATCATCCCGCTGGCCAACGCCGGGTTCATGGTCTTCCTGATGCAGAAACTCGAACAGCTCGGCATCGCCCGCGAGAGCGGCGTCTCCCAGCTCGCGGCGGACGACGAGAGCACGAGTACCCCGGACACCGCGAGTCGGTCCCGGAGCAAGACCGTCCCCGAGACGCCGACAGCGAGCGCTGACGGAGGAGTGAGTCCGACGGTTCGGTCGAATCTGGCACAACTGCGCCTCTACGACCGCGCCAGTCGCCTCAAGGGGGTGTTCGGATCGCCGCTGCAGACAATTATGTGGCATCCGACGCGGTTGCTGTATCTGACTATCCCGATCGCGCTGGTCTGGATCGGACTCCGGGTGCCCGCCGCGCTGGCCGGAGACGGGATCAGCGTGCGGGTGCTCGACGATATCCTCATCCAGGCCGGGCTGTTCGTCCTCGGGACCTTCGCCGTCGTCCGCGAGCTGTACAAGCGGCGCATCGACCGGATCGAGGCGGCGACGCCCGATCTGCTCGAACGGCTCGCGAGCCTCAACGAGGCCGGAATGTCCGTCGTCGAGAGCCTCGATCGGGTCAGAGACAGCGACCTAGACGCACTCGGCGACGAGGTTGACCGGATCTGGAGCGACGTGGAGATGGGCGCGAACGTGCAGGCCGCGCTGGTCAGGTTCGGGCGGCGCGTCCGGACGACCTCGATCGCACGGGTCGTGACGCTGCTGACCAACGCAATGCACGCCAGTGGCAAGCTCGGACCGGTGCTGCGGATCGCCGCCGACCAGTCCCGGTCGGACCTGCGGATGCGACGCCAGCGCCGCCAGCAGATGTTTACCTATCTGGTCGTCATCTACATCTCGTTTTTCGTCTTTCTCGTGATCATCATCGCCGTCCAGGAGGTGCTGATCCCCGCGCTGCCCGAATCGATCCAGACGCCCGAGGGCCCCAACCGGCTGGGAGTCAACGCCGAGCAGTTCGCCCGCCTCGGTGAGGTCGACAAGGCCGCCTACGCGCTGGTCTTCTTCCACACGGCACTGGTCCAGGCCCTGTTCTCGGGGTTCATCGCCGGGCAACTCGGCGAGGGGACGCTCAAAGACGGCGCCAAACACGCGGCGGGGATGCTCGCCATCGCGTACGTGGCCCTCCTGCTCCTGTCGTCGCCGGTCGCGTCGATCAACTTCGGGACCCAGCCCGTGACGGACGGCGAGCAGATGACCGTCGAGTCGGTCTCGATGTCCGACGGCGGGTTCGTTGTCGTCCACATCGACGACCGGGATGGCGACGTGATCGGCCGAACGGAGTACCTGCCGCCGGGAACCCACCGCAACGTCGTCGTCACGCTCGATAACCCACCCGATCGGAGTGAACTCGATATCGTCGCCGTCCCCCATCTGGACACGAACGACAACCGCCAGTTCGACTACGCGGGCAACGAAACTGACCGGCCGTACCCGGCAGGCAGCTACCAGGTGGCCGTGGAGGCGACGGTTACCCACAACCGGACCGACACGAGCGGTACGACAGAAGCGCTCATCCCAGTCGGAGCCACCGGCTGA
- a CDS encoding type II/IV secretion system ATPase subunit: MADSEREPAGESDGLLSGAKARLVRSMRVITGSSIDVEDYDPVKHDPLVTFDGLAGMDEIERYWLNAPYAFVSINHDPEENEHRYHVVEPTLDELETDLLERLFEDIRTPLLYRENIEDDPETALLEELEARLEEYGVVIEPESFYRLFYYLYRQFQGYGKIDPLMHDPDIEDISCDGVGLPIFAYHEAYTDIETNVTFGEQELRNFVIQLAQRSGRHISVSDPVVSTTLPDGSRIELALGEEVTPRGSAFTIRKYAEEPFTPVDLLEFGTVDLDMLAFLWLAIESNKSLIFAGGTAAGKTTSMNAVSMFVPPRSKVLTIEDTRELSLYHDNWLSSVTRERFDEDDITMYDLLRSALRHRPEYIVVGEVRGQEAVTLFQAMNTGHTTYSTMHADSVQTVINRLENEPINVPRPMVASLDLLCVQVLTRHEDKRVRRIKTLAEIEGIDQRTGELDYSNTFAWNAEEDAFRQRNSDLLEEIQADRGWTRSELLSELKDRKAVLSYLWEEGITDYRRFTSWVNRYYADKDRVMETVEASDVVTTTE, encoded by the coding sequence ATGGCAGATTCCGAACGCGAACCGGCCGGCGAGTCAGACGGGTTGTTGAGCGGCGCGAAGGCGCGGCTGGTCCGCTCGATGCGGGTCATCACGGGCTCGTCGATCGACGTCGAGGATTACGATCCCGTCAAACACGACCCGCTGGTGACGTTCGACGGGCTCGCGGGAATGGACGAGATCGAACGCTACTGGCTCAACGCCCCCTACGCGTTCGTCTCGATCAACCACGATCCAGAGGAGAACGAACACCGGTATCACGTCGTCGAGCCGACCCTGGACGAACTCGAAACTGATCTGCTCGAACGGCTGTTCGAAGACATCCGGACGCCCCTTCTGTATCGCGAGAACATCGAGGACGACCCCGAGACGGCACTGCTGGAGGAGCTAGAGGCGCGCCTGGAGGAATACGGCGTCGTGATCGAGCCGGAGTCGTTCTACCGGCTGTTCTATTATCTCTACCGGCAGTTCCAGGGCTACGGCAAGATCGACCCGCTGATGCACGACCCGGACATCGAGGACATCTCCTGTGACGGCGTCGGGCTGCCGATCTTCGCGTATCACGAGGCGTACACCGACATCGAGACGAACGTCACCTTCGGCGAGCAGGAACTTCGGAACTTCGTGATCCAGCTCGCCCAGCGGTCGGGACGGCACATCTCCGTCTCGGATCCCGTCGTCTCGACGACGCTACCGGACGGCTCGCGGATCGAACTCGCCCTGGGCGAGGAAGTCACGCCACGTGGGTCGGCCTTCACCATCCGAAAGTACGCCGAGGAGCCGTTCACGCCGGTCGATCTGCTGGAGTTCGGGACGGTCGATCTGGACATGCTCGCCTTCCTGTGGCTGGCCATCGAGTCCAACAAGTCGCTGATCTTCGCGGGCGGGACTGCCGCGGGCAAGACAACGAGTATGAACGCCGTCTCGATGTTCGTCCCGCCGCGATCGAAGGTGCTGACGATCGAGGACACCCGGGAGCTGTCGCTGTATCACGACAACTGGCTCTCTTCGGTGACCCGCGAGCGATTCGACGAGGACGACATCACGATGTACGACCTGCTGCGGTCGGCGCTGCGCCATCGACCGGAGTACATCGTCGTCGGCGAGGTCCGCGGCCAGGAGGCGGTGACGCTGTTCCAGGCGATGAACACCGGCCACACGACCTACTCGACGATGCACGCCGACTCCGTCCAGACGGTGATCAACCGGCTGGAGAACGAGCCGATCAACGTCCCGCGGCCGATGGTCGCCAGTCTCGACCTGCTCTGTGTACAGGTGTTGACCCGCCACGAGGACAAGCGCGTCCGACGGATCAAGACCCTCGCGGAGATCGAGGGGATCGACCAGCGGACCGGCGAACTGGACTACTCGAACACCTTCGCCTGGAACGCCGAGGAGGACGCCTTCCGCCAGCGCAACTCCGATCTGCTCGAGGAGATCCAGGCGGATCGGGGCTGGACTCGTTCGGAGTTGCTGAGCGAACTCAAAGACAGGAAGGCAGTCCTCTCGTATCTCTGGGAGGAGGGCATCACCGACTACCGGCGGTTCACCTCGTGGGTCAACCGGTATTACGCCGACAAGGATCGCGTCATGGAGACAGTCGAAGCGAGCGACGTGGTCACGACGACAGAGTGA
- a CDS encoding DUF7549 family protein, which produces MAWVRSEYASEFAVLSAWLAMVLPWNIAYQPAAALDSTVVFVRLSVIELQVRIPVIIQAGSQLVSAENALAAQYPGTQLASGLFVATPIGAVGHYDGWMGAGSIAWALAAVVLAGAFAYSLALYRDEDGVTARSPASPASVIGWLLAAATTTTGVATALYFLDWDLGGVPVPIGTVIMGALAVALLRAERR; this is translated from the coding sequence ATGGCCTGGGTCCGCTCGGAGTACGCCAGCGAGTTCGCGGTCCTCTCGGCGTGGCTCGCGATGGTGTTGCCCTGGAATATCGCCTACCAGCCGGCCGCGGCACTGGACAGCACCGTCGTCTTCGTGCGGCTGTCAGTGATCGAGCTCCAGGTCCGGATTCCGGTGATTATCCAGGCAGGCAGCCAGCTCGTCTCGGCGGAGAACGCTCTCGCGGCCCAGTATCCGGGGACGCAACTCGCGTCCGGGCTGTTCGTCGCCACCCCAATCGGAGCGGTCGGCCACTACGACGGGTGGATGGGAGCGGGCAGCATCGCCTGGGCGCTGGCCGCGGTCGTGTTGGCAGGAGCGTTCGCGTACAGCCTCGCGCTCTATCGCGACGAGGATGGCGTCACCGCCCGCAGCCCTGCCTCGCCGGCCAGCGTGATCGGGTGGCTGCTGGCGGCCGCGACCACCACGACGGGAGTCGCAACAGCGTTGTACTTCCTCGACTGGGACCTCGGCGGCGTGCCGGTCCCGATCGGGACCGTCATCATGGGCGCGCTCGCGGTCGCGTTGCTCCGCGCGGAGCGACGGTGA
- a CDS encoding DUF5793 family protein — protein MRREEFTTHVDTDELPRLTVSFAGTTDVLRERLAEDGQSPDASDIDVSYRRTPADDPGVLGVAHRLTGEFAFEAPLASSDLHSLVDATSRREEGDRRYQLRIEPGDGDPVVFEKEALLVYDGDGNLDREHSLIPGGVEL, from the coding sequence ATGCGGCGCGAAGAGTTCACGACCCACGTCGATACCGACGAACTGCCCCGGCTGACCGTCTCCTTTGCGGGGACGACCGACGTACTTCGGGAGCGATTAGCCGAGGATGGACAGTCGCCGGACGCGTCCGATATCGACGTCTCCTATCGACGGACACCGGCGGACGATCCCGGTGTCCTCGGCGTGGCCCACCGGCTCACCGGCGAGTTCGCCTTCGAGGCTCCCCTGGCGTCGTCCGACCTGCACTCGCTCGTCGACGCGACCAGCCGCCGTGAGGAGGGCGACCGTCGCTACCAGCTCCGGATCGAGCCCGGTGACGGCGACCCCGTCGTCTTCGAGAAGGAGGCGCTCTTAGTCTACGACGGCGACGGCAACCTCGACCGCGAGCACAGCCTCATCCCCGGCGGCGTCGAGTTGTAG
- a CDS encoding SIR2 family NAD-dependent protein deacylase, with translation MDDPIESLAGAIADAERVVALTGAGVSTASGIPSFRGEGGIWEQFDQRDFHYRRFNADPGGFWRDRLDLRDAFYGDSEVEPNGAHHALAELEREGYLEAVVTQNVDGLHAAAGSETVVELHGTNREAECVECGRRLPAETAFERAAEGELPPRCEGCGGVLKPAVVLFGESMPDEPTIRAHELAGRSDLFLAVGSSLQVQPAAGLPARAQRSGATLAVVNLEATPLSDRADYDLRADVTELLPALVEALE, from the coding sequence ATGGACGATCCGATAGAGTCACTGGCCGGCGCGATCGCCGACGCGGAGCGGGTCGTCGCGCTGACCGGCGCGGGCGTCTCGACCGCGTCGGGCATCCCCTCGTTTCGCGGGGAGGGCGGCATCTGGGAGCAATTCGACCAGCGTGACTTCCACTACCGGCGATTCAACGCCGATCCCGGGGGGTTCTGGCGCGATCGGCTCGACCTCCGGGACGCCTTCTACGGGGACAGCGAGGTCGAACCGAACGGCGCCCATCACGCGCTGGCCGAACTGGAGCGAGAGGGGTACCTTGAGGCCGTCGTCACACAGAACGTCGACGGCCTGCACGCGGCCGCCGGTTCGGAGACGGTCGTCGAACTGCACGGGACGAACCGCGAGGCCGAATGCGTCGAGTGCGGCCGCAGACTCCCGGCCGAGACGGCGTTCGAGCGGGCCGCCGAGGGCGAACTGCCGCCCCGGTGTGAGGGGTGTGGCGGCGTGCTGAAGCCGGCTGTCGTGCTGTTCGGCGAGTCGATGCCCGACGAGCCGACGATCCGGGCGCACGAGCTGGCCGGGCGGAGCGATCTCTTTCTGGCGGTCGGCTCGTCGCTACAGGTCCAGCCTGCGGCAGGACTCCCGGCTCGCGCCCAGCGGTCAGGTGCGACGCTCGCGGTCGTCAACCTCGAAGCGACGCCGCTCAGCGACCGGGCCGACTACGATCTTCGAGCGGACGTGACCGAGCTGCTGCCGGCGCTGGTCGAGGCGCTGGAATAA
- the sucC gene encoding ADP-forming succinate--CoA ligase subunit beta, with translation MRLHEYQAKEVFADAGIPTPDAQLAETVEAAVDAAESIGYPVAIKAQVHVGGRGKAGGIKLAESESEARAAAESILGMDLKGYRVSRVLVEEAVDFVDELYVGVTMDRGEGRPVAMVSTRGGVNIEEVAHEDPDAIAREHVDPAFGMHPFQARKAVYEAGVDRDVAGDVASILQTLYQLWDERDGSDAEINPLMITSAERDAAGSAGDDVRAERGVIAADAVFNVDDDALFRQPELAAMEEAASEGDALEAKADEYGFDYVRLSGNVGIIGNGAGLVMTTLDLVDHYGGSPANFLDVGGGAKAQRIANALDMVFSDENVDSVVFNIFGGITRGDEVANGINQALEQFDEIPKEVVVRLAGTNAEEGMAILNEDLVTVEDTLEDAVKRAVEYAQEVNA, from the coding sequence ATGCGATTGCACGAATATCAGGCCAAGGAGGTCTTCGCCGATGCCGGGATCCCGACACCGGACGCGCAACTGGCCGAGACCGTCGAAGCGGCCGTCGATGCGGCCGAGTCGATCGGCTATCCGGTCGCGATCAAGGCGCAGGTACACGTCGGGGGCCGCGGCAAGGCCGGCGGGATCAAACTCGCCGAGTCCGAGTCGGAGGCCCGTGCGGCCGCCGAGTCGATCCTCGGGATGGATCTGAAGGGGTATCGCGTCAGCCGCGTTCTCGTCGAAGAGGCCGTCGATTTCGTCGACGAACTGTACGTCGGCGTGACGATGGACCGCGGCGAGGGCCGTCCCGTCGCGATGGTCTCGACGAGAGGCGGCGTCAATATCGAGGAGGTCGCCCACGAGGACCCGGACGCCATCGCACGCGAGCACGTCGATCCCGCCTTCGGGATGCACCCCTTCCAGGCCCGGAAGGCCGTCTACGAGGCCGGGGTCGACCGCGACGTTGCGGGCGACGTCGCTTCTATCCTGCAGACACTCTACCAGCTCTGGGACGAGAGGGACGGATCGGACGCCGAGATCAACCCGCTGATGATAACGAGCGCGGAGCGTGACGCCGCGGGCAGTGCGGGCGACGACGTGCGGGCGGAGCGGGGCGTCATCGCCGCCGACGCCGTGTTCAACGTCGACGACGACGCGCTCTTTCGCCAGCCGGAACTCGCGGCGATGGAAGAAGCCGCCAGCGAGGGCGACGCACTCGAGGCCAAGGCCGACGAGTACGGCTTCGATTACGTTCGCCTGTCGGGCAACGTCGGTATCATCGGTAACGGTGCGGGGCTGGTGATGACGACGCTGGATCTCGTCGATCACTACGGCGGGTCGCCCGCGAACTTCCTGGACGTGGGCGGCGGCGCGAAGGCCCAGCGGATCGCCAACGCTCTGGACATGGTCTTCTCCGACGAGAACGTCGATTCGGTGGTGTTCAACATCTTCGGGGGGATCACCCGCGGCGACGAGGTCGCGAACGGCATCAACCAGGCCCTAGAGCAGTTCGACGAGATCCCCAAGGAGGTCGTCGTCCGGCTGGCGGGGACGAACGCCGAGGAGGGGATGGCGATCCTCAACGAGGATCTCGTCACGGTCGAGGATACCCTGGAGGACGCGGTCAAACGTGCGGTCGAATACGCACAGGAGGTCAACGCATGA